One Oncorhynchus kisutch isolate 150728-3 unplaced genomic scaffold, Okis_V2 scaffold862, whole genome shotgun sequence genomic region harbors:
- the LOC116362671 gene encoding C-type lectin domain family 4 member M-like isoform X2, protein MEMSEDIVYANEDVRGKQSVSGDHFYNRGDDIYEDIYETPDTIKFNDFRNKTEDVTPRSRPGAKLSDDRVYNNLTEDRDQLQTSYNNLTEDRDQLQTSYNNLTEDRDQLQTSYNNLTEDRDQLQTSYNNLIAERDQLQTSYNNLIEERDQLQTSYNNLTEERDQLPTSYNNLTEERDQLQTSYNNLTEERDQLPTSYNNLTEERDQLQTSYNNLTEERDQLQTSYNNLTEERDQLQTSYNNLTEERDQLQTSYNNLTEERDQLPRTAERSGCPVGWRKFDCSCYFLSIVSKTWEESRQDCLNRGGDLVIIQSREEQDYIKTFKVMSWIGLTDEAREGLWTWVDNTQLTTAEYWHPDEPNGGREENCGMIQMNYDAWNDTSCSAALPWICEKYAYC, encoded by the exons ATGGAGATGTCTGAGGACATTGTTTATGCCAATGAAGACGTTAGAGGAAAACAAAGTGTTTCAGGGGACCATTTTTATAATAGAGGAGACGACATCTATGAAGACATTTATGAAACTCCAGACACCATCAAGTTTAATGACTTCAGAAACAAGACTGAGGATGTTACCCCAAGGAGCAGACCAGGAGCTAAACTCTCAG ATGACAGAGTATATAACAACTTGACTGAAGACAGGGACCAGCTACAGACTAGCTACAACAACTTGACTGAAGACAGGGACCAGTTACAGACTAGCTACAACAACTTGACTGAAGACAGGGACCAGTTACAGACTAGCTACAACAACTTGACTGAAGACAgggaccagctacagaccagttacaacaatctgattgcagagagagaccagttacagaccagttacaacaatctgattgaggagagagaccagttacagaccagttacaacaacctgactgaggagagagaccagttaccgACCAGTTACAACAATCTgactgaggagagagaccagttacagaccagttacaacaacctgactgaggagagagaccagttaccgACCAGTTACAACAATCTGACTGAGGAGAGGGACCAGTTACAAACCAGTTACAACAATCTGACTGAGGAGAGGGACCAGTTACAAACCAGTTACAACAATCTGACTGAGGAGAGGGACCAGTTACAAACCAGTTACAACAATCTGACTGAGGAGAGGGACCAGTTACAAACCAGTTACAACAATCTgactgaggagagagaccagttaccgAGGACAGCTG agagaagcgGCTGTCCTGTTGGGTGGAGGAAGTTTGACTGCAGCTGTTACTTCCTCTCCATCGTGTCTAAAACCTGGGAGGAGAGCAGACAGGACTGTCTGAATAGAGGAGGAGACCTGGTGATCATCCAAAGCAGAGAGGAACAG GACTACATAAAAACGTTTAAGGTGATGTCCTGGATTGGTCTGACTGATGAAGCTAGAGAGGGTCTCTGGACGTGGGTGGACAACACACAGCTAACTACAGCAGA GTACTGGCATCCTGATGAACCGAAtggtggaagagaagagaactgtGGAATGATTCAGATGAATTATGATGCCTGGAATGACACCTCGTGCTCTGCAGCGCTCCCCTGGATATGTGAGAAATATGCATATTGTTAG
- the LOC116362671 gene encoding C-type lectin domain family 4 member M-like isoform X3, which yields MCLGLLSVLLLSGIIGLYLYYDRVYNNLTEDRDQLQTSYNNLTEDRDQLQTSYNNLTEDRDQLQTSYNNLTEDRDQLQTSYNNLIAERDQLQTSYNNLIEERDQLQTSYNNLTEERDQLPTSYNNLTEERDQLQTSYNNLTEERDQLPTSYNNLTEERDQLQTSYNNLTEERDQLQTSYNNLTEERDQLQTSYNNLTEERDQLQTSYNNLTEERDQLPRTAERSGCPVGWRKFDCSCYFLSIVSKTWEESRQDCLNRGGDLVIIQSREEQDYIKTFKVMSWIGLTDEAREGLWTWVDNTQLTTAEYWHPDEPNGGREENCGMIQMNYDAWNDTSCSAALPWICEKYAYC from the exons ATGTGTCTGGGGCTGCTGAGTGTTCTCCTACTGTCTGGGATCATAGGACTGTACCTCTACT ATGACAGAGTATATAACAACTTGACTGAAGACAGGGACCAGCTACAGACTAGCTACAACAACTTGACTGAAGACAGGGACCAGTTACAGACTAGCTACAACAACTTGACTGAAGACAGGGACCAGTTACAGACTAGCTACAACAACTTGACTGAAGACAgggaccagctacagaccagttacaacaatctgattgcagagagagaccagttacagaccagttacaacaatctgattgaggagagagaccagttacagaccagttacaacaacctgactgaggagagagaccagttaccgACCAGTTACAACAATCTgactgaggagagagaccagttacagaccagttacaacaacctgactgaggagagagaccagttaccgACCAGTTACAACAATCTGACTGAGGAGAGGGACCAGTTACAAACCAGTTACAACAATCTGACTGAGGAGAGGGACCAGTTACAAACCAGTTACAACAATCTGACTGAGGAGAGGGACCAGTTACAAACCAGTTACAACAATCTGACTGAGGAGAGGGACCAGTTACAAACCAGTTACAACAATCTgactgaggagagagaccagttaccgAGGACAGCTG agagaagcgGCTGTCCTGTTGGGTGGAGGAAGTTTGACTGCAGCTGTTACTTCCTCTCCATCGTGTCTAAAACCTGGGAGGAGAGCAGACAGGACTGTCTGAATAGAGGAGGAGACCTGGTGATCATCCAAAGCAGAGAGGAACAG GACTACATAAAAACGTTTAAGGTGATGTCCTGGATTGGTCTGACTGATGAAGCTAGAGAGGGTCTCTGGACGTGGGTGGACAACACACAGCTAACTACAGCAGA GTACTGGCATCCTGATGAACCGAAtggtggaagagaagagaactgtGGAATGATTCAGATGAATTATGATGCCTGGAATGACACCTCGTGCTCTGCAGCGCTCCCCTGGATATGTGAGAAATATGCATATTGTTAG
- the LOC116362671 gene encoding C-type lectin domain family 4 member M-like isoform X1, with product MEMSEDIVYANEDVRGKQSVSGDHFYNRGDDIYEDIYETPDTIKFNDFRNKTEDVTPRSRPGAKLSESEQPEKRPLRAAAMCLGLLSVLLLSGIIGLYLYYDRVYNNLTEDRDQLQTSYNNLTEDRDQLQTSYNNLTEDRDQLQTSYNNLTEDRDQLQTSYNNLIAERDQLQTSYNNLIEERDQLQTSYNNLTEERDQLPTSYNNLTEERDQLQTSYNNLTEERDQLPTSYNNLTEERDQLQTSYNNLTEERDQLQTSYNNLTEERDQLQTSYNNLTEERDQLQTSYNNLTEERDQLPRTAERSGCPVGWRKFDCSCYFLSIVSKTWEESRQDCLNRGGDLVIIQSREEQDYIKTFKVMSWIGLTDEAREGLWTWVDNTQLTTAEYWHPDEPNGGREENCGMIQMNYDAWNDTSCSAALPWICEKYAYC from the exons ATGGAGATGTCTGAGGACATTGTTTATGCCAATGAAGACGTTAGAGGAAAACAAAGTGTTTCAGGGGACCATTTTTATAATAGAGGAGACGACATCTATGAAGACATTTATGAAACTCCAGACACCATCAAGTTTAATGACTTCAGAAACAAGACTGAGGATGTTACCCCAAGGAGCAGACCAGGAGCTAAACTCTCAG AGTCTGAGCAACCAGAGAAGAGACCTTTAAGAGCTGCAGCAATGTGTCTGGGGCTGCTGAGTGTTCTCCTACTGTCTGGGATCATAGGACTGTACCTCTACT ATGACAGAGTATATAACAACTTGACTGAAGACAGGGACCAGCTACAGACTAGCTACAACAACTTGACTGAAGACAGGGACCAGTTACAGACTAGCTACAACAACTTGACTGAAGACAGGGACCAGTTACAGACTAGCTACAACAACTTGACTGAAGACAgggaccagctacagaccagttacaacaatctgattgcagagagagaccagttacagaccagttacaacaatctgattgaggagagagaccagttacagaccagttacaacaacctgactgaggagagagaccagttaccgACCAGTTACAACAATCTgactgaggagagagaccagttacagaccagttacaacaacctgactgaggagagagaccagttaccgACCAGTTACAACAATCTGACTGAGGAGAGGGACCAGTTACAAACCAGTTACAACAATCTGACTGAGGAGAGGGACCAGTTACAAACCAGTTACAACAATCTGACTGAGGAGAGGGACCAGTTACAAACCAGTTACAACAATCTGACTGAGGAGAGGGACCAGTTACAAACCAGTTACAACAATCTgactgaggagagagaccagttaccgAGGACAGCTG agagaagcgGCTGTCCTGTTGGGTGGAGGAAGTTTGACTGCAGCTGTTACTTCCTCTCCATCGTGTCTAAAACCTGGGAGGAGAGCAGACAGGACTGTCTGAATAGAGGAGGAGACCTGGTGATCATCCAAAGCAGAGAGGAACAG GACTACATAAAAACGTTTAAGGTGATGTCCTGGATTGGTCTGACTGATGAAGCTAGAGAGGGTCTCTGGACGTGGGTGGACAACACACAGCTAACTACAGCAGA GTACTGGCATCCTGATGAACCGAAtggtggaagagaagagaactgtGGAATGATTCAGATGAATTATGATGCCTGGAATGACACCTCGTGCTCTGCAGCGCTCCCCTGGATATGTGAGAAATATGCATATTGTTAG